A segment of the Elaeis guineensis isolate ETL-2024a chromosome 6, EG11, whole genome shotgun sequence genome:
GTCTCGCATGGGCATTGCGTCCATGCATCACATTCTAGTATTCTACGCATCTTGTCTTTGCGATTATAAAAATAACTCACGATCGTGGTTGACGTGCCAACTGGGCGGGAGGGAATTTGAATTCCCAATGTGCTTTCGGGTCAACCATGTGGTGGAATTTTATTGGTTAGTCGTAGGCTTCATAGCGAACTTTGATTGGTCGATATGCTATCTCGGCTGTAGTTATTCTGAGCGAAATCACTTGCCTCCCTACGTTTTGAGGCTGAGATAATTTGTTAGCTTGGCAAAGGAATTAGACTCGTTGGTAAAAATGACCAACCGAGATGAGCTATGAAGCCGAGCACCACAACTACCACACCTCATCTTTGGAGGCACATTTCGATCTTCGGGTGACCCCTTCGATCTATGCAATTGTCAGTCCAAGCCTTCTAGTAGATAAGCCTGCTCGGCATCTTGACCGGACTGATTCCCAACAGTaagaatattattatattataagaaTATCATACATTATCttaatatattacaataatataacaattttagttaataatatattaatttattattataattgtatttatactatatatattataaaattctaTCTTGTTATATTTTATATATCATCAATGcattaatctaatatatctaaTATCATTATTTATTGTCAAATGGTTCACGTGCAAAGAAaattataagaataatttttttatttcactaaaatatcattttcttttcttagTTTTGGTAACACCCAAACAGAACAATGTCAGCTCAACTAATTATTATAGGATATAACACCTTTTAGCCAAATAAAATTTCTACTTATCCTGCTTTACTATGATCTCgctgtatcattttttttttaattgagagAGTATTGTGTCAGTATCTAATGCATGCTAACCCAAAAATTCCCATTTCCTTTGCAAACTAAGCCTTAAGTCTGACACGGTGGACAGAAGAAATACGGACGCGAGAAAGAATAGAAATGGAAAGATAATGGTTGCCGGGACGGTGATGGATAGCACTTACTTCTTCATATCCTCTGCAAGCTTCATATTTAGTATCCGGTCGTTCTCTCCCCACAGTAAAAGCACCATCTGCAGTCCAAAATAGGTTGTGAGTCGTAGAGGATTTGTTGCCTACATCTAATATTTATGGTGatcgattttatttttttaaattttttttaaaatctatcaaaaGCTGCTATGTGTCCAAATTATAGAAATTTTTTATAACTTGAATCGTAGAAGTTTTGTTGCCTCGTTTTCGTATATGCCTTTCAGCATCATACAGTCCACATAATATATGAATGAATAACGTGGGCGGCATTATTATTTCTACGGTGTTCCAAAGCATTCAGTGGTAATGGCTATCAAGTACTTGTAGTTTGGACAATCTTTTAATCACATCTAATTTTTGTAAAAATAGCAATTTGGAGCCGGGCCGATATGTTTACTCTGGACAACTAGGCATCTTATCCAACATGAAACTAGTCGGCAATGTCTCTGCTTTGGCATTTTTGTCCTCCATGTCAAGCCAATTTAAATCGGATTTTAATGGTGCTAAAATTTAATGGAATTTTGGCCCCGTTTTTTCcctcaaaaaatcaaatggaCAGTCTACAGGTTCTTATTTTATTTGCAACAACTTGCATATATAACTGACATTTGGTTTCTTTATTTGATTTGCATTTTATGATTTGGTGTCGAGCAGTTATTACTTTACTTCTTATACATAACCAGTCTTGTTCCCAGACTTGTTATTTACACAGATGAGgtattaataataaaatgatcATATAAAATTCCAGAGATCTCAATTTCTTGAGACCTGAAAAATGATAGGCATCATATGTTCAGCGTATATCAATAGCTCGAGTCACTTAAAATATAACAACGGACATAGCCTTACAAATTTCTTTTGgaatgagcttttttttttttttttttcctctttttttgagaaaagaaaagtaTTATTCTTGTAACTATAGCATCCTGAGAAAACATGGCAGGGTCACTATGGCCACCTCAATCTTCATGTGGCCAAGATGGCTAGTGTGACATATTTCCATTAATTGGTTGATCTACTCGGTAACCTCAATGTACCATTTCATGAAGGTCTAAAGGATGAGTTAATTATTTAGCTGTAACTTGTTTCTAACCTACTTTTAAGCCGGAGCAAAGAATAGTCCAAAGCTGAGTCTCTCGCAGTATAAAGATTAAAGATAGACGTACCTAGGCTTGCATGCTAGAGAAGTGGCATTCATGTAACCGAAAAGACTCATGCCACTGAATATAATAAACCAGGACCAAGAcgtctaatctaaaaaattagataCGCCCATAATTGCCCATACCTGAGGTAAGATTGGGACCTTGGCACCTTCCTTGCTGATCACCAACCCCTCCAGcaattctttcttctccttcctattGTCGAACATCACCTGCCCACCACCAAAACCACTCCTTTAACTCAACCACGACTCCAAGCCCCCTCCCCTTCTCCATGTAGTTACCATCATCGCAAGTCATGACAACAaccaaattgaaccaattaaCGTGACAACCGAGACATACCTTAAGGCAGTCCTTGTAGAGTCTGTCCGGGAACCACAGCTTCTTGTAGGTGCCCACCGAGAAGAGGGCCTTGAGGCCCTCCAGAGTCTCCGGGAGGAGCAACTCCGCCCAGGATGAGAAGCCGAGCCGGTCGAGTGCCTCCCTGCTGATCGCGTCGGTCAAGGCGACGACCGAGCCCGACACGACGAGCGCATCCAGTAGCTCGGGCCGCGCCTCGGCCATCTTGAACGCCACCATTCCTCCATAGCTGAAACCAACGGCGGTGAACCTTCCCACCCCAAGCCGGCCCAGCCCTGTGATGATACACCGAGCCTGGAACCCCGGGGAGCGGTCGGCCGACGCTGTCACCGACCCTCCGAAGAAGAGCAGGTCCGGCACGTAGACTGCATACCGACTGGTCAGCGATCCCACCTGCAACAGCCATGTTGCGATCCCCTCTGCCGCGAAGCCGTGCACCAGCACTACCGCCGGCTTCTCCTTCTCGCCCTTCTTCTTCGTGTCGTCATCTACTTCTTTATTACtagaattcttcttcttcttctcatgctTTGCTTTTGGTACCCAGAAGCTCATGACTGTCCCAGGCTCGATCTCGACGGTCTGATGTCGCAGGCCGGCCGTCTTCGCAAGAAAGTGGAAGAGATGCTTCTGTGCTTCGACCCAGTTCACCATCTTTAatttgtttctctctttttcccGTGTTTCTTTCCCGAAGGCTATAGTTGAGAGCTTAGTCTGTTTATATAACACTCGGTGTGGCCTTGGATCAATTAATTTTTCTGCCAACCGAAATCAACGTCGGCAACGAATAACTGGTGGAGCTTTGCGTGGGTGGAGACGCGGGGCGGTGAATTCGTTCGCTTGGTGTGGCCGAGGTTTGGGTACGTTTCACCTTTCTTGAGTGCCATCGGTTGTCAAGAAGTGACGCTCGGTACAAATCCGTCGGGCAAGTTTCCAAATTCTAGATGTTTTGTCGTACGCGAGGGAAATGCTTCGTCCACCTGAAAAAACTATTGCGTGGATCGGACTGTTTCCGTGCGGGCTGCAAAAGCCTTACCAAATCGAGATATGATAAATAACAAAAATGTCCGTTAGGATTCGGTTGGTAGGGGGTTAACCTcgtaccagaaaaaaaaaaaaaatatatcaatttatcATATTTGGtacgaaaaataaaaataaaaataataaaaaaatcgattgaactcatatttatttatcaaaagagagaaggtaaaataaatattatggaggattgatatttgataaatttttgagtggtgataattcatacttcataaaaatattccaaataaaattgtatatgtaatcattgaatatatctatatttttttaaatttatttaataattttttttgtaaaatgtaAGATAGAGATGGTATTATATAAAGGATTATGTggttatagtcattatataaaaattaatagaaGATAACAATACTATAATAGTATTAAAAAGTTATTATATGTTGAGGGGCATATttgtaaattttattatattcctATATAAGATTATCTCCAACCACATATAGTAATCTTTTACAGTATTGTTTctcagaataatttttgtaccaactaaatatagtaaattttttttttttaattatttttttcaaataaataattcTCATTAATCATCAGATTACTCATAATTTGACATATCCCAAACAAACAGACCTAGAGATAAGCTTCATCATCAAGTCGAAAATAGCATGTGTCACCAGCTAAGACTCTTGATCACACGACAGCTCTGTAGGTAGAGATATAGAAACAATAAAAAATTTGCCTAGAAATATTGATCCTTAAAAAAGTTTATAATAACTCGCTGATCCAGCACTTttgcattaaaaataaaatagagataagTGATTTGCCAAAGCTATGGCATATAAAAATGCATCAATGGTGAGCATGAGTCTCtattcctttttgtttttttatgTATAATAACATACCAGGATCATTTCATCCTCAGTCTATCTTGGACATGATCCACCTTTCCTAATAGAATAAAACGTCTTCGTATTAGGCCAAGTGAACGAAGTCTGGGTAGGGTGGCAGCCCTCCACAGAATAAAGCGCCACTCTACGCCTCCAAAAGCAACGGAGGTATATATTGCTGCGATGCGGAAACATTGCACGCTCACCCCATTACAACAAGCCACTCCCAGTATTTCTGGAAGACATTTTTTTATACATTAGATTCGTCTATATTAATTCTTCGTCGCTCTGGGCAGGGTGATGCTATTCTGGCCCATAGAGCATCACATAGTGGAGCCTACTCAAAGTCTTATGGGCCACAATATGAGATAtctaatatatttatgaaaaatgcaATGCAATAAATTGATATGGAGTGCACTGTCCAATTACATTAGAGCACATAGCAACTTAATGATGAGACATGCATTTAATACCGCTCAACTatttctttctctaatttttagtgacaaaaatGTCGTTCCTCCATAGAAACGATATTATTACTTTTGATGCTTTGAATGACTTTCATGAATATATAGATGTCTTGAACTATATATacaattttttagatatttatgaCATCttgataatatatatgatttttgttGCCTTGCATGACTTCTtacgaatatatatgatattctgaccaatttatatattttttgtgaatatacatgacatttgaataatatatatgactttttaatgCAAGAGATGACAATATTGGATATTAATAAATCGGTCGTATACGattgaatcaaaaaaaatttagtttgaatccgatctatttattaaataaattaaattttaaaattcaaatctgtatgtttaaaaaaaaaaaaaaaaaaaaaaaaaaaaaaaaaaaaaaattaaacgaaTTGTATTTTAATACTTCCTCTTAAACAGGCCGTAaccccatttaaaaaaaaaaaaaaaaagccatggtGGCCTGTCGGAGAGAGTTCTCAGCTCTCACCTTCACCATGCGTTGCGAGGACAACGACGTGGAGGAACTCGCCAAGGGGATGATGGTCCATCTGTCGGATCAGATCTCCGTCGTCGACCGTCGGAAGGAGGCCATGGCCTTAAAGCACCATCGCGAGGAGGAGGAACAGGCGGAGAAGGGCCATCGCACTGTCGAAAGCTTCGAGTTCCCAGATGGGAGCAGTCGATCGGAGCAAGCAGCAGAGCGAGCAGGGGAGGGGACAGCGTTGTGGGTGCGACGGTGTGAAAAAACTCATGAAGGGGATGATGGTCCGCCCATCGGATCGGACCTCCATCGCTTAGATCTCCACCATCGACAGTCGTAAGGAGATCAAAGCACCACCGCAAGGAGGAACAGGCGGAGGAGGGCCATCATCACCGTCGAAGGCTCCGAATTCCTAGATGAGAGCAACCGATCAAAGCGAGCGGCCGAGGGGATGGTGCTGTGGGGGTGACGGTGTGGAGGAGCTCGTGAATATCAACGCATCGGCATGGAAGAATGAGGCGACAAAGGGTGTGGCGTGAGATTTAGGCTTTAGGACATTTTggaaaaggagaagaggaaaaagaTGAAGCGGGTCGAGGGATCGTGGAAGGATCTCGGTCATGTGTTGAGCTTTTAAGTTTTAATCGACGTATGGATCGCAGAatggatgaaaaattaaaaattcaaatagaccGCTCAAATTTTGTCATAGATCTCcgtcataatattttaaataaaaattataaatgagtTAAATAGATCGGACATATTGAGAAATTTAAATCCAAacttgatctgtttaataaattgGTTAAACAGGTCGATCTATTTACGATCTAAATCCATTTAAGCCTAACCAAAATTTGTTTAAGATGGATCGAACGCAAGTTAGATTAATAAATTGGATTATATTTTGCCACCCTATCTAATAcattatatgatttttataaatatatatgatatttttaaatatgcatatgactttctatgaatatatgacattctgaacaatatataCAACTTCTTAATATCTTATaggattttttttcaatatatatatattctaaataatatatatgactttctgtcaatatatatgatattttgaacaatatatataatttattaatattttatatgactttctattgattattataagatataaaaaagtcatatatattattaaggatgtcatatatattgacaAGAAGTCACATAAATTATTAGGAAGTCatgtatattatttaaaatatcatatatattcacaggaagtcatatatattatttaggatgtcatatatatttatagaaagtcatataaagtGTTAAGTGATTGCTGTCGTAGGCggttaagaataaaaatcaactcaaactatatagataagatGAGTCAGAATCATTTCCACGGAGATCTAAggtgattatttttttataaaaaaataaataaaaaatattgattgtataagaattaaagaaagaataaaataataaaaatttaattataaatataaattaatttatgaaagaaaataagtctaAGAGATAATCCAGAAATTTCGAATCtaccatgaaaattaaatttatttttttttatgttgtaatattaattcttgtgattaagatattagtatagcttatctctaaggagtACGGACGGTATCAGTAGATCATGGCTCATCCTATTAgaatataaactatctaaatttaattataagatataaagttTAACCTAACATATCATAATCTACCTCTCCTAAGCACATACCGTATTCAGAAATCACGACACGACAGTAGAGAGTATAGaccgtgttgggtataaaataccctcagccgaagttcttgacaggattaaCCCTCCCAgaactcctccgactttcgaccgcagatggtatctctccggacttctccaacagccggatttccacagtgctgactgaattcccccgacggacgaactcccactgcaccacccgagctccttcaacatgagttccatcagtcatctattaagccgccccaagtgctcactgagctccgccgccagccgactttctacgactatcagctgttctccgaatcccttccagacttcttccagtcaggttcaactccaatccgaactaccccggacttcatcaacggctgaacttcttcaACGATAGATTCCTACAACcaccagatttcatccggactcctacgggagccggacctcgttcccgactccggctgcaggcggacttcgcccggactcctacgggagccgggctccgcccacgacttcactcacaggtaaacttcgtccggactcctacgggagccggacttcacccacaactccaattgcaggaagactcagcccggactcctacgggagccagatctcgtctccgactccggtcgaaggaagactccgtccagacttcatccccgacctcgactgctggaaggcttcgcccggactcctacgggagccgggctccgtcctcgaccccgactgctggtaaacttcgtccggactcctaagggagccggacttcgcccctgactttgattgcaggtggacttcgcccgggctcctacgggagtcagatctcgtctccgactccagctgcgggaagactccgcccggacttcgtccccgacctcgacctcgactgctggagggcttcgtccagactcctatgggggtcgggctccgtcctcgaccccgactgctggtaaacttcgtcggaactcctaagggagccggactttgcccctgactttgattacaggtggacttcgcctgggctcctacgggagccagatctcgtctccaactccagctgtgggaagactccgcccggactcctacgggagccggacctcgtttccgactccggctgcaggcagacttcgcccggactcctacgggagccagactccgcccacgacttcacttacaggtaaacttcatccggactcctatgggagccggacttcac
Coding sequences within it:
- the LOC105047170 gene encoding uncharacterized protein, translating into MVNWVEAQKHLFHFLAKTAGLRHQTVEIEPGTVMSFWVPKAKHEKKKKNSSNKEVDDDTKKKGEKEKPAVVLVHGFAAEGIATWLLQVGSLTSRYAVYVPDLLFFGGSVTASADRSPGFQARCIITGLGRLGVGRFTAVGFSYGGMVAFKMAEARPELLDALVVSGSVVALTDAISREALDRLGFSSWAELLLPETLEGLKALFSVGTYKKLWFPDRLYKDCLKVMFDNRKEKKELLEGLVISKEGAKVPILPQMVLLLWGENDRILNMKLAEDMKKQLGEKATLQGIKKAGHLVHLERPRVYNRCLKQFLAQVHDKGNQE